The following proteins are encoded in a genomic region of Drosophila willistoni isolate 14030-0811.24 chromosome 3R, UCI_dwil_1.1, whole genome shotgun sequence:
- the LOC111519149 gene encoding putative odorant receptor 98b: MLTDEFLSLQAVYFRLLGFDILKADGNCGKPYLRRTICSIFSVITFLPLTIAFGLHNIHNLDKLTDSLCSVLVDLLALYKIGLIIYLYKDFQQLIERFRHVLERECLQKDYAEIVTRENQRDQLISRLYKNCFLLAGLLACLMPLLGMFSSYWQTGHIESRILPFPSMYPWNNGHLLFYLVAYLWNIAAALGVILPTVCVDTLFCSLTHNLCALLKIVSYKMLHLEDNHFRESVEELAHIFHLYQESLSLGYALNSYFRPLICTEFLAASLHLCVLCLQLSNNLMQPGMLFYGAFIISILVQVSIYCYCGERVKTESRSFAWAIYASNWPGVYNPGIGRSLQISMMRSQRGIHIDGYFFEANLATLILIVQKAGSYITLLRSVT, from the exons ATGCTGACCGACGAGTTTCTAAGTCTGCAAGCAGTCTACTTTCGACTTTTGGGTTTCGATATACTAAAAGCGGATGGAAATTGTGGAAAACCATATCTTAGAAGAACCATTTGTAGTATTTTCTCGGTGATTACATTTCTGCCCCTTACCATAGCATTTGGTCTACATAATATACACAATTTGGATAAATTAACCGACTCTCTATGCTCTGTACTGGTCGATTTATTGGCTCTCTATAAAATTGGactcataatttatttgtataagGATTTTCAACAACTCATTGAAAGGTTTCGCCACGTCCTTGAAAGGG AATGTCTACAAAAAGATTATGCCGAGATTGTCACAAGGGAAAATCAACGTGATCAGTTAATAAGCAGATTGTATAagaattgttttcttttagctGGACTCTTGGCTTGCCTGATGCCTCTTTTAGGTATGTTCAGCTCATATTGGCAAACTGGTCACATAGAGTCAAGAATATTACCCTTTCCGAGCAT GTATCCTTGGAATAATGGGCATTTACTTTTTTACTTAGTTGCCTATTTATGGAATATTGCTGCCGCCTTGGGCGTTATATTGCCAACTGTGTGTGTGGATACACTATTCTGTTCGCTGACTCATAATTTGTGTGCACTATTGAAAATCGTTTCGTACAAAATGCTGCATTTGGAAGACAACCATTTTAGGGAATCTGTAGAGGAACTGGCACACATTTTCCATTTGTATCAGGAGTCCTTAAGTCTTGGCTATGCTTTGAATAGCTACTTCAGGCCACTCATATGCACAGAATTTCTGGCGGCTTCATTGCATTTGTGTGTCCTGTGCCTTCAGTTGTCCAACAATTTGATGCAGCCCGGTATGCTATTCTATGGTGCATTCATAATCTCCATACTGGTTCAAGTTTCCATCTATTGCTATTGCGGTGAACGTGTCAAAACGGAAAGCAGAAGCTTTGCCTGGGCCATCTATGCGAGCAACTGGCCTGGGGTATATAATCCAGGCATTGGACGTTCGTTACAGATATCCATGATGCGTTCCCAGCGTGGCATTCACATTGATGGTTACTTTTTTGAAGCCAATTTGGCTACACTTATATTG ATTGTACAAAAGGCTGGATCATATATAACGCTCTTACGTTCGGTCACTTAA